The Hippoglossus hippoglossus isolate fHipHip1 chromosome 21, fHipHip1.pri, whole genome shotgun sequence genome contains a region encoding:
- the slc9a2 gene encoding sodium/hydrogen exchanger 2 codes for MDSTISTFRGALLVVFTASCLLHGSRGEIPPQPTGGGTLLPPVKPEAPQAYPDAEKSNLPVFTMDYPRIQIPFEITMWVLLASFAKIGFHVYHKITIWVPESCLLISIGLIVGAIMHSVNEEPPAVLSSNVFFLYMLPPIVLDSGYFMPTRPFFENIGTVLWFAVVGTLWNSIGIGMSLFAICQIEAFGVQDLNLQENLLFATIISAVDPVAVLSVFEDVSVNEQLYIVVFGECLFNDAVTVVLYNMFSFVADMPTVEPVDVFLGMARFFVVGLGGMGFGILFGFVAAFTTRFTSKVREIEPLFIFMYSYLAYLVAELFAISSIMAIVTCALTMKYYVEENVSQRSCTTIRHVVKMLGSIAETLIFFFLGVVTITTEHEWNWGYIMFTLLFAFVWRGLGILVLTQIINPFRTIPFNTKDQFGLAYGGLRGAISFALAFTLPDSIGRKPLFVTATITVILFTVFIQGISIRPLIEFINVRRTNRNLDTINAEIHCRLMDHTMAGIEDLCGQWSHFYWKDKFMKFNNRILRKILIRDSRAESSIVALYKKLELQNAMEILDTVSGDISAAPSIVSLYDDKKTSAKPKKRFLAADLKSMHDMLSKNMYKIRQRTTAYTGKHTLPNDTHAREILIRRHTTIRRSLRPGSFQSSAGTKSQKYFSLPAGKSLDSKLFPPERVSFTDDQETMSEVAYPSRRSRFSQPARSSSRAMMPLRRLDTLKEVSSVEVLNEGRGESGRTGRGMSRTNSSYSDSHVPAPRRHFNASADNNNGSADDFRNVHQEAEEEEEEQQQPSSPPPAWAAEPRDNSTTQNPLLRRPQWNPKK; via the exons ATGGATTCAACCATCTCCACATTCAGAGGGGCTTTACTGGTTGTATTCACAGCTTCATGTCTCCTGCATGGATCCAGAGGCGAAATCCCTCCCCAACCAACCGGCGGGGGCACGCTTCTTCCCCCGGTTAAGCCTGAAGCCCCCCAGGCTTATCCAGACGCAGAAAAGTCGAATCTACCGGTGTTTACGATGGATTATCCGAGAATACAGATACCATTTGAGATCACTATGTGGGTGCTGCTGGCTTCATTCGCAAAGATTG GTTTCCATGTGTACCACAAGATCACCATCTGGGTTCCGGAGTCGTGCCTCCTCATCAGCATTGGTCTGATCGTTGGTGCCATAATGCACTCTGTCAACGAGGAGCCCCCCGCTGTGCTGTCCAGCAACGTCTTCTTCCTCTACATGCTGCCCCCCATTGTCCTGGACTCCGGCTACTTCATGCCCACCAGGCCTTTCTTTGAGAACATCGGCACG GTGTTGTGGTTTGCAGTGGTGGGCACTCTGTGGAACAGCATCGGTATCGGCATGTCCCTGTTTGCCATCTGCCAGATTGAGGCTTTTGGTGTCCAGGACCTGAACCTCCAGGAGAACCTGCTGTTTGCCACCATCATCTCGGCCGTGGACCCCGTGGCTGTGCTGAGCGTGTTTGAGGACGTGTCTGTGAACGAGCAGCTCTACATCGTGGTGTTTGGAGAATGCCTCTTCAACGATGCGGTCACTGTG GTGTTGTACAACATGTTCAGCTTTGTGGCGGACATGCCAACGGTGGAGCCAGTGGACGTGTTCCTCGGCATGGCGAGGTTCTTCGTGGTCGGGCTTGGTGGGATGGGCTTTGGCATTCTGTTCGGCTTCGTGGCCGCCTTCACCACGAGATTCACCTCCAAGGTCCGAGAAATCGAGCCACTCTTCATATTCATGTACAGCTACCTGGCCTATTTGGTGGCCGAGCTCTTCGCTATCTCATCCATCATGGC cattGTTACCTGTGCCCTCACCATGAAATACTACGTGGAGGAAAATGTTTCCCAGCGTTCCTGCACAACCATTCGCCACGTGGTCAAGATGCTTGGCTCCATCGCCGAGaccctcatcttcttctttctcgGGGTTGTCACGATAACAACAGAACACGAGTGGAACTGGGGCTACATCATGTTCACGCTGCTGTTTGCCTTCGTTTGGAGAGGTCTGG GTATCTTGGTGCTGACTCAGATCATCAACCCTTTCCGCACCATCCCATTCAACACGAAAGATCAGTTTGGTTTGGCCTACGGTGGCCTGCGAGGTGCAATTTCATTCGCCCTGGCTTTCACTCTTCCTGATAGCATCGGCCGCAAGCCGCTCTTCGTCACGGCCACCATCACCGTCATCctcttcactgtgtttattCAG GGCATCAGTATCCGTCCTCTAATTGAGTTCATCAATGTCCGCAGAACCAACCGCAATCTTGACACCATCAACGCAGAGATCCACTGCAGG CTCATGGACCACACTATGGCAGGCATAGAGGACCTCTGTGGACAGTGGAGCCACTTCTACTGGAAGGACAA GTTCATGAAATTCAACAATCGAATCCTGCGTAAGATCCTGATCAGAGACAGCCGCGCCGAGTCTAGTATTGTGGCGCTGTACAAGAAGCTGGAGCTGCAGAACGCCATGGAGATCCTGGACACGGTGTCGGGCGACATCAGTGCGGCTCCGTCCATCGTCTCGCTCTA TGATGATAAGAAAACCTCTGCTAAACCAAAGAAGAGGTTCCTGGCTGCCGATCTGAAGAGCATGCATGACATGCTGTCCAAGAACATGTACAAGATCAGGCAACGG acGACGGCGTACACGGGTAAGCACACCCTGCCCAATGATACCCACGCCAGAGAGATACTGATCAGACGCCACACCACCATCCGTCGCAGCCTCCGACCCGGCAGCTTTCAGTCATCG GCGGGGACCAAGTCTCAGAAGTATTTCTCCCTTCCTGCCGGGAAGAGTCTGGACTCCAAGTTATTTCCTCCGGAGAGAGTGAGCTTTACAG ACGATCAGGAGACCATGTCAGAAGTGGCCTACCCCTCCCGACGCTCTCGGTTTAGCCAGCCTGCACgctcctcctccagagccatGATGCCTCTACGAAGGCTGGACACCCTAAAAGAAGTTTCCTCTGTTGAAGTTCTAAATGAAGGCAGAGGTGAGAGCGGCAGGACGGGGCGTGGTATGTCAAGGACAAACTCCTCCTACAGTGATTCCCATGTGCCCGCTCCTCGCCGTCACTTCAACGCTTCTGCTGACAATAACAACGGCTCAGCTGATGACTTTAGAAATGTGCATCaggaagcagaagaggaggaggaggagcagcagcagccttcctctccacctccagcctGGGCGGCTGAACCCAGAGACAACTCGACGACACAAAACCCTCTGCTCAGGCGGCCTCAGTGGAATCCGAAGAAGTAA